The stretch of DNA TATTAATAATCGAGGAATGTAAAAATCTATCTTGACATTGTCGCGAGTGACCCACTTCTCAGCACCATTCGTTTCAGAAATCtccatattttcgaaataaatttttaatttctgtaCCACAAACAACAAATGCTTCAAATCCAAAGAGAAACAAACAGATCCTGAATCAAAAGAGTAATCAATATATGAACTTGATTGCACAACGATGTTTAAAGAATATCACATCTTGCATTCGAAGAGATGAATTATTACGAAATGGGCTTCGAATAACAATGAAATAACAGAACTCTTCGCATAACATTGGTTATTGAATGTACAACATTAACACATCAAAAAATTCACCTTCTTTTTGATAAGTGTGTGATAAGTTTTTAAAGAGGAACCAATCTTTCAAACTCAGTCCGGAAAAAGTGAAATATTTTAGAGCCCTGGTCCTGGATCAACATATGAACAAATAATAAGGAGAACAATTTCAAACAGTAGTATATcagatgatattttttttattaaagcgATGAAACATATGGATATCAGACCTAATTACATTTATTACAAAACTAGAACATTTCATGCGCCCGAATAAATTCCTCCAGCCTACGAGGCACTTCATTCCGATATGGAATACTGGACGCAACAATTACATTAGCACTAAGACATTTCAGCGAAATGTGCTGACCTAGATGAGTATTATTCATCGGATTTCTTCTGAGCATGGACGAAGGCCGATCACCCAACATATTCGGCAAATCCAAATGGGCACCGTGTTCGATCAAAGTGTGAATCACATCTGTCTCATAATTGTGTGGAAAGACGGCGAGAAGCAATGGCGTGGATCTGGTATTGTCCCTCGCATTGACGTGTGCACCACATTCCAACAGTAACCTCGTGACAGGTAGATTGGGGAAATATCTTTTTGCTTCTTCTTCATCCGTGAAAAAATTACTTTTCATCAAACCTATGTTCGAAACAGCCATATGCAGTAGCGTTTCGTTGGTTTGTACACTTTGTGCATTGTTCAGAACAAGCTCACAAACGGAGCTTTCGATCAATTTGAGGTCATCCTTGGTTTTAGCTACGTAGAACAAAATGTGCATCAGATGCAATAGACATCGGAGCACACAATCGTAGTTTAGTTGCTGGGTCCGATCGACCGGTTGGATACTGAGTAGCTGTTGAATCCCCGCgatgttggatgtcaaaagcTGGAATATGGCGTAGACATCCTTGAATTGCGGCATCATTGGGTCATTATCGTCCAACAAATTCATCATCAATTGCTCTTGCTGTATCGCAAGTATCTCTATGCAGTATGGTATGCTTTTGAATTCTCACTTGCAGTGCCAGTATCCATGGATCCAAACAATCCTGGAAACGTCTGGTTTCTTTGTAGAAATCGCCGCGTTCCATTAATCTATGTAAAGTAACCTTGTGATCGATTCCCAATACCCTCTCTTGGATCAGTAAACCCTGCCTTCGTAATGCATCCACATCCCAGGCGGATGCGTTCAGTTCGTCAATGGTGCTAAACTCGATCATGTTTCCGTAAGCGGGCCGCGGTGGTACCTGTGGTCTCTCTTGGATGTTATTGCTTTTATCCGTCCTTGCATCATGAGCCAATCACCAGTGGAGGAGTACATCTTGTGTATCGTAATAGAAATGAATAAGGGTTGATCCCATCAGCTCGATAGCTTCGATCCATCTTTCTCGAGGGTAATTTATTCTGCTCAAAAGATAATCCACTAATTCCAGTGACCCTGTTGTACACGATAGCTGAAGAGGGTCATCCCCGAAACGGCTCCTGACGAACGGATCGGCTCCATGATTCAGTAGCAGTTGAATTGTTTCGTAACTTAGACTCTCAACCGCGTAATGTAGAGCGGTTTTGTCGAACACGTCACGCGCGTTCACGTCAGCCCCTTTTCTAATGAGATAACTGCATATAGGCGCCGATTCTATCGAATCGATGAGGTATGTTGCCCCATCGAAGCTTGGCTTCCGAAAGTCTCCTCCGTTCTCTAccaaacattgaacaatttcgAGGTCTTTGTTAATGCAGGCAACCTCAAGAGCCGTTGATCCGATCCCGGAGACGGCGTTCACATCACATCCTAGTCTGACAAGACACTTCACGAGCTGAAGATGGCCTCCTCCACAGGCAGCACACAGTGGCAGCACAGCACAGGCAGCACACCGTATAATCCTCGAACTCCTCATCCTTGCGATGAGCATAGTCAAATAGTATACCCCGTTGTTCGATGTTGGCGCCACACTTTGTTATCAGATACTCGGCGATTTCAAAGTTTCCTCTGCAACAAGCAGTGAACAGAGATGAACAGCCGTTATTTTCCGTTTCCACAAGATGCTTGCGGATATTTCGAGGTAAACGATTGAGCCGAGTTTGAAGGTCTTTGGACAGGGGTCCATTATATGAACTAACTTCCTGGAAGAGGTCATAACGGACCTGGTCCAATTCATCAATGTTCAGTTGATTATGATTGTTGggattcatttttaaatttattgatgATTAATACCCGGAGAACTTAAAAAACGGTATCGGATCGTGTGTTCTACTTCACATTTAACACACTATCCGGTCGTTAAAGAGTCCAGCATGCCAACGAAGATCCGGTCGGTGTTCGATGGATCTGCCAAGATGATTAGGAATTATTCCCCCAACAACGCAATATTGACTGATCAGGTTATCTGGAATTAGTTACTCAAACTGGTCTGACGTTTCCGTGAGCACGGTCAGAAGATTGTAAATTTGATCCCCCTTCACGCTGGCTTACGTATGACGCTCGCACAAAACTGCTAGGAATATT from Toxorhynchites rutilus septentrionalis strain SRP chromosome 3, ASM2978413v1, whole genome shotgun sequence encodes:
- the LOC129774567 gene encoding uncharacterized protein LOC129774567 encodes the protein MNPNNHNQLNIDELDQVRYDLFQEVSSYNGPLSKDLQTRLNRLPRNIRKHLVETENNGCSSLFTACCRGNFEIAEYLITKCGANIEQRGILFDYAHRKDEEFEDYTVCCLCCAATVCCLWRRPSSAREVSCQTRM
- the LOC129774566 gene encoding protein fem-1 homolog B-like, with product MIEFSTIDELNASAWDVDALRRQGLLIQERVLGIDHKVTLHRLMERGDFYKETRRFQDCLDPWILALQQEQLMMNLLDDNDPMMPQFKDVYAIFQLLTSNIAGIQQLLSIQPVDRTQQLNYDCVLRCLLHLMHILFYVAKTKDDLKLIESSVCELVLNNAQSVQTNETLLHMAVSNIGLMKSNFFTDEEEAKRYFPNLPVTRLLLECGAHVNARDNTRSTPLLLAVFPHNYETDVIHTLIEHGAHLDLPNMLGDRPSSMLRRNPMNNTHLGQHISLKCLSANVIVASSIPYRNEVPRRLEEFIRAHEMF